The genomic window CCAACTTCATCAAGCTCTCGGCCGCCAACCGCCGCCTGTTCGCCCTGCCGGACATGATCCGTGCCTATCGCGAGAAGGTGCGCGAGGCCAAGGGCATCGTCCGCGCCGAGGTCCGCGTCGCGGAAAAGCCCTCCGACGCGGTGATCGAGGACATCAAGGCCTCGCTGCGCGAGGTCGCCAGGAGCGAGGTCGACATCGACCTCCACGTCGATCCGGGCCTGATCGGCGGCATCGTCGTCAAGATGGGCTCGCGCATGGTCGACGCCTCGCTCCGGACCAAGCTCAACAGCATCCGCCTGGCCATGCGGGAAGCGCGCTGAGCGGTCTCGTAAAGACCCTCGCGAACCGCCCGACAGCCGAACAGACACGCACCCGACCCTTTGAAGAGGCCCGACGATGGACATCCGCGCCGCCGAGATCTCCGCGATCCTGAAAGAGCAGATCAAGAACTTCGGCCAGGAAGCCGAGGTCACGGAAGTCGGGCAGGTGCTCGCGGTCGGCGACGGCATCGCCCGCGTCTACGGCCTCGACAACGTCCAGGCCGGTGAGATGGTCGAGTTCGAGTCGGGCGTGCGCGGCATGGCCCTCAACCTCGAACAGGACAATGTCGGCGTCGTGATCTTCGGCTCCGACCGCGAGATCAAGGAAGGCCAGACCGTCAAGCGCACCGGCGCCATCGTGGACGTGCCGGTCGGCAAGGGCCTGCTCGGCCGCGTGGTCGACGGCCTCGGCAACCCGATCGACGGCAAGGGCCCGATCCCGTCGACCGAGCGCCGCCGCGTCGACGTGAAGGCCCCGGGCATCATCCCGCGCAAGTCCGTGCACGAGCCGATGGCCACCGGCCTCAAGGCGATCGACGCCCTGATCCCCGTCGGCCGCGGCCAGCGCGAGCTGATCATCGGCGACCGCCAGACCGGCAAGACCGCGATCGCCCTCGACACGATCCTCAACCAGAAGCCGGCCCATTCGGGTTCGGACGAGAACGCCAAGCTCTACTGCGTCTACGTCGCCATCGGCCAGAAGCGCTCCACCGTCGCCCAGTTCGTGAAGGTGCTGGAGGACCAGGGCGCGCTCGAATACTCGATCGTCATCGCCGCCACGGCCAGCGACGCCGCGCCGATGCAGTTCATCGCGCCGTTCGCCGGCTGCGCCATGGGCGAGTACTTCCGCGACAACGGCATGCACGCCGTGATCGTGTACGACGACCTCTCCAAGCAGGCGGTCGCCTACCGCCAGATGTCGCTGCTGCTGCGCCGCCCGCCGGGCCGCGAGGCGTATCCGGGCGACGTGTTCTACCTGCACTCGCGCCTGCTCGAGCGCGCCGCCAAGATGGGCGACGCCGCCGGCAAGGGCTCGCTCACCGCGCTGCCGGTCATCGAGACCCAGGCCAACGACGTGTCGGCCTACATCCCGACCAACGTGATCTCGATCACCGACGGCCAGATCTTCCTCGAGACCGACCTGTTCTACCAGGGCGTCCGCCCGGCGGTGAACGTGGGCCTCTCGGTGTCGCGGGTGGGCTCCTCGGCCCAGACCAAGGCGATGAAGAAGGTCGCCGGCAAGATCAAGGGCGAGCTGGCGCAGTACCGCGAGATGGCGGCCTTCGCCCAGTTCGGCTCCGACCTCGACGCCTCGACCCAGCGCCTGCTCAACCGCGGCGCGCGCCTGACCGAGCTCCTGAAGCAGCCCCAGTTCTCGCCGCTGAAGATGGAGGAGCAGGTCGCGGTGATCTACGCCGGCGTCAACGGCTACCTCGACAAGCTCCCGGTCGCGAAGGTCCGCGAATTCGAGGACCAGTTGCTCGGCACCCTGCGCTCGAAGCACCAGGACTGGCTCGACGCGGTGCGCGACTCCAAGGATCTCTCGGACGCCAACGCCAACACGCTCAAGGGCGTGATCGAGGGCATCGCCAAGTCCTTCGCCTGACGACGGTTCCCCCTCCCCCCTCGATCTCGGGCTTGCCCGAGATCGGATCAGGACTTGCCCAGATCAGGCAGGCCTGATCTGGGTGGGGAGGGATTAGGGGTGGGGGTCTGGCAGAAGGCACCGCAGCGCCCCATCCTGCACCATCCCCACCTCCGGCTCCTCCCCGCAAGGGGAAGGAGAGGCTTCTCGGAACGGACCCGGACGCACCTCGATGCCCAGCTTGAAGGATCTGCGCAACCGCATCACCTCGGTGAAGGCGACGCAGAAGATCACCAAGGCGATGCAGATGGTCGCCGCCGCCAAGCTGCGGCGCGCCCAGAACGCCGCCGAGAACGGGCGTCCCTACGCCGAGAAGATGGCGAGCGTGCTCGGCAACCTCGCCGGCAACCTGATCGGCGGCGTCGGCGCCCCGCGCCTGCTCTCCGGCACCGGCCAGGACCGGGTGCACCTGCTCGTGGTCTGCACCGGCGACCGTGGTCTCGCCGGCGCCTTCAACGCCTCGATCGCGCGTCTGGCCCGCGACCACGCCAACCGGCTGATGGCCGAAGGCAAGACCGTCAAGATCATGACGGTCGGCAAGAAGGGTCTCGACATCCTGCGCCGCCAGTTCCGCGACCGGATCGTCGCCTCGCGCGACATCCGCGGCAACAAGCCGGTCGACTACCCCTTCGCCGCCGAGATCGCCGACGACATCCTCGCCCGCTTCGAGGCCGGCGAGTTCGACGTCGCGACCCTGTTCTACGCCGAGTTCCGTTCGGTGATCTCGCAGATCCCGACGGCGCAGAAGATCATCCCGGCCGAGCTGCCGCAGACGGACGGCGCCGCCACGGCCGGTTCCGACGCGGCGATGGAGTTCGAGCCGAACGAGGAGACGATCCTCGAAACGCTGCTGCCGAAGAACCTGACCGTTCAGGTCTTCCGGGCGCTCCTGGAAAACGCCGCTTCCGAGCAGGGCGCGCGCATGAGCGCCATGGATTCCGCGACCCGCAACGCGGGCGAGATGATCAAGAAGCAGACGCTGGTCTACAACCGCACGCGTCAGGCCATGATCACCAAGGAACTCATCGAGATCATTTCGGGCGCGGAAGCGCTCTGACCGCCGCTTGGAGCCGCTCCCGATCGCAAAGCGATCGGGAGCGGCTCCAAGTCCCTGTTTCGCGCTCTCTTACGCCGAACCGGCGTCCACTTCGGCGGAGAGCGCTCCAAGAGGACTCATCGCAATGGCGAACACCGCTTCCCCGGCCACCAACGCCAATCCCACCAACGCCAAGGGCCGGATCACCCAGGTCATCGGCCCCGTGGTCGACGTGCGGTTCGACGGCTACCTGCCGGAGATCCTGAACGCCCTGGAGACCAGGAACCAGGGCAACCGCCTCGTCCTCGAGGTGGCGCAGCAGCTCGGCGAGAACACGGTGCGCTGCATCGCCATGGACACCTCGGAGGGCCTCGTGCGCGGCCAGGAGGTCTCCGACACCGGCGCGCCGATCAAGGTGCCGGTCGGCCACAACACGCTGGGCCGCATCATGAACGTCATCGGCGAGCCGATCGACGAGGCCGGCCCGATCGAGGCCGACACCTTCCGCGCCATCCACCAGCCGGCCCCCTCCTACGACGAGCAATCGACCGAGGCGCAGATCCTCGTCACCGGCATCAAGGTGGTGGACCTGCTCGCCCCCTACGCCAAGGGCGGCAAGATCGGCCTGTTCGGCGGCGCGGGCGTCGGCAAGACCGTGCTGATCATGGAGCTGATCAACAACATCGCCAAGGCCCACTCGGGCTACTCGGTGTTCGCCGGCGTCGGCGAGCGCACGCGCGAGGGCAACGATCTCTACCACGAGATGATCGAGTCCAACGTCAACAAGAACCCCAAGGAGAACGACGGCTCGGCCGAGGGCTCCAAGTGCGCGCTGGTCTACGGCCAGATGAACGAGTCGCCCGGCGCCCGCTCCCGCGTGGCGCTGACCGGCCTGACCATCGCCGAGCAGTTCCGCGACGAGGGCCAGGACGTGCTGTTCTTCGTCGACAACATCTTCCGCTTCACGCAGGCCGGTTCCGAGGTGTCGGCGCTTCTCGGCCGCATTCCGTCGGCCGTGGGCTACCAGCCGACGCTCGCCACCGACATGGGCGCGTTGCAGGAGCGCATCACCACCACGACCAAGGGGTCGATCACCTCGGTGCAGGCGATCTACGTGCCGGCGGACGACCTGACCGACCCGGCCCCGGCCACCTCCTTCGCCCACCTCGACGCCACGACCGTGCTGTCGCGCTCCATCGCCGAGAAGGGCATCTACCCGGCCGTCGACCCGCTCGACTCCACCTCGCGCATGCTCTCGCCGGCGATCCTCGGCGAGGAGCACTACGACGTCGCCCGCCGCGTCCAGCAGACCCTGCAGCGCTACAAGTCGCTGCAGGACATCATCGCGATCCTCGGCATGGACGAGCTCTCGGAAGAGGACAAGCTGACGGTGGCGCGCGCCCGCAAGATCGAGCGCTTCCTCAGCCAACCGTTCCACGTCGCCGAGGTGTTCACCGGCTCGCCGGGCAAGCTCGTGGCGCTCGAAGACACGATCAAGGGCTTCAAGGGCCTGGTCGAGGGCCAGTACGACGACCTGCCGGAGGCCGCCTTCTACATGGTCGGCTCGATCGAGGAGGCCCAGGAGAAGGCCAAGAAGCTCGCCGCGTAAGGGACGGGCATGAACGCCAAGATCGCTCTCCTTCTCGTCGGCCTCGTGGTCGGGGGCCTCGTCGGCTACCTGACCCGGCCGCAGGCCGCGGAGATCAGGCTCGGTCCGCTCAGCGTCGAGGTCCAGGACAAGGACGCGACGGCGGGCGCGCGGGGCGGCGAGCTGACCACCGGCCAGCTCCGGCATGTCGGGCTGTTCGCCCTGATCGGCGCCGTCGTCGGCTTCGGCGCGGGTTTCGTCGCCGACCGCGGCCGGCGCTGACATCAAACTTCGGGACCTGATTGACGATGGCCACCTTCCACTTCGATTTCGTCGGCCCCGAGCGGACGCTGTATTCCGGCGAGGTCGAGGCCGTGCAGTTGCCCAGCAGCGAGGGCGAGATGACCGTGCTGCCGGGCCATGCCCCGGTGCTGACCACCCTGAAGGTCGGCGTCATCACCGTCACGGAGACCGCCGGCAACGGCAAGCGCATCTACGTCCAGGGCGGCTTCGCCGATATCGGCCCGAAGACGGTGACCGTGCTCGCCGAGCGCGCGGCGCCGATCGAGGAGATCACCCCCGCCATGATCGACAAGGAGATCGAGGCGGCGGAGATGGCCCGCGACGCGACCCAGGATCTCGCCCGCCGCGAGCAGTTGAACGCGCAGATCGTGCAGATGCAGGAAGCCAAGCACACGCTGAGCCTCTGATTCTTTGGGGGCTCGGGTTTTGGAAGGCGTCGGAAAACCGGCGCCTTTTATTGTTTCCAGCTCGATCCGGCTCTCGTCGCGCCCTGGATTGCTTCGGCTTCGCCTCGCAATGACGAGGAGAAGCACACCCACCCCGTCATTGCGAGCCGTCAGGCGAAGTAATCCAGGGTGCGACGCAGGTCGGATGAGTCACTTGCGTCATCCGAAAAACCCAAGCGAAGCGGGCGGGTGGTCATGACGGGTGAGGAAAGCGCCGAAAGCGCGGCGGGGCCGGGTACCGCGGCCCCGCTGGTGCGCAGCCTGCGCATCGGACTCGTTTCCCGCCGGACGGGGCCGATGCAGGCCGCCCTCGCGCTGGCGAGCGCGCCGCTCGGCTGGCTCGATGCCCGTCGCCGAAACTTCCTCCACGCCGACGAGGAGGGGCTTCTCACCGACCGGCTGCACGCCCGCCGCCGCCACGGCCTGCTGGTCGGGCGCTACGCGGCGAAATGCGCGCTGGCCGCGCTTCGGCCCGGTCTCGACCCGCGGGCGCTGGCGATCCGGCCCGGCGTGCTGGAGCAGCCGGTGCTGTCCGGCGCCGGCGGGGACGATCTCGGCATCAGCCTGTCCCATGCTGGACCGGTCGCCGCCGCGGTCGCCTTCCCCGCGGCCTGCCCGATGGGGATCGACCTCGAACGCATCCGGCCGGACAACGGGCCGCTGCTGACGAGTCAGACCACCGCCGCCGAGCGTCGGCTGATCGCCGTCTGTCTCGACGCGGGGGAGGCCGAGCGGCTGACGCGGCTGTGGTGCCTGAAGGAGGCGCTCGCGAAAACCCTGCGCTGCGGCCTGACGGTGCCGCTCGATCTGCTGGCCGTCGGCCGCGTCGAGCGGGCGCCGCCGGGGCTCTCCGTCACCTTCGCGAACTTCGCGCAGTACCGGGGCCTGAGCTTCGCGGCGGGCGATCTCGCCGCCGCCCTGGTGCTGCCGCGCCCGCCGGCGGTGGAGCTTGCGGTCGAGGCGGCGGATTGGGAGAGATGGCGCGCGGCCCTGGCCGATGCCGCGGCGGCGGGGCTGGACGCGTAGCGGAGCTGCGGCGGCGTGACGATCACCGGCCCCTGGACGGTGTTCGAGAACATCTATCGGCACGAGATCCTGTTCGCCGCCGACATCCGCCTCCACGACGCGGCCCTCTACGACCGCGACGTGATCCGCTTCGGCGAGGACGACGGCGCGGCCTGCACCGCCCGCTGGATCGGGCCGGGCGACCTCCCGCCGGGGATCGCTCTCTACCCCGACGGTCTGGCGACCGCCCTGCCCGGTCGGTCCCGATGATCCCTCACCCTGTCCGGCCGGGCAGGCTGTGGCCGAGGAAGAAGTCGAGCATCGCCCGCGAGGCGTCCGGCCCGTTCGGATCGGTGTAGCTGCCCTCCGGGCTGCCGCCGGACCATGCGTGGCCCGCGCCCTGCACCGACCACGCCTCGACCTGCACGCGGCCGGTCTCGTCGGCGTAGCGGGTGCGGGTGTAGCTGTGGCCGCCACCGTTCCCGGTCTCCTGCCGCGGCGTCAACGACTCGACACCGGCCTGGGCGAGGACGGCCTCGGCATTGCGGGGATGCACGGTGCCGTCGCCCTCGCCGTGGACGACGATGGTCGGCACGCGCAGACTCTGGGTCACCGAACCGGCGCCGAACCCCGCGGCACCGCCGGGCGCCGACGCGCCGGGGGCGCCGACGCGCATCGCCGAGAGCGCCGAGGGCAGGTCGCGGGCGCAGCCGGCGGCCAGACCCGAATGCACGCCGACCGCGGCGAACAGATCGGGA from Methylorubrum populi includes these protein-coding regions:
- a CDS encoding F0F1 ATP synthase subunit delta encodes the protein MAQNGSEGPLLAGVAGRYASALYELARDERQVDDVAKNLDTFDALCRESADLRRLVKSPAFSAGEQTAAVGALLDRAGISGLAANFIKLSAANRRLFALPDMIRAYREKVREAKGIVRAEVRVAEKPSDAVIEDIKASLREVARSEVDIDLHVDPGLIGGIVVKMGSRMVDASLRTKLNSIRLAMREAR
- the atpA gene encoding F0F1 ATP synthase subunit alpha → MDIRAAEISAILKEQIKNFGQEAEVTEVGQVLAVGDGIARVYGLDNVQAGEMVEFESGVRGMALNLEQDNVGVVIFGSDREIKEGQTVKRTGAIVDVPVGKGLLGRVVDGLGNPIDGKGPIPSTERRRVDVKAPGIIPRKSVHEPMATGLKAIDALIPVGRGQRELIIGDRQTGKTAIALDTILNQKPAHSGSDENAKLYCVYVAIGQKRSTVAQFVKVLEDQGALEYSIVIAATASDAAPMQFIAPFAGCAMGEYFRDNGMHAVIVYDDLSKQAVAYRQMSLLLRRPPGREAYPGDVFYLHSRLLERAAKMGDAAGKGSLTALPVIETQANDVSAYIPTNVISITDGQIFLETDLFYQGVRPAVNVGLSVSRVGSSAQTKAMKKVAGKIKGELAQYREMAAFAQFGSDLDASTQRLLNRGARLTELLKQPQFSPLKMEEQVAVIYAGVNGYLDKLPVAKVREFEDQLLGTLRSKHQDWLDAVRDSKDLSDANANTLKGVIEGIAKSFA
- a CDS encoding F0F1 ATP synthase subunit gamma, whose protein sequence is MPSLKDLRNRITSVKATQKITKAMQMVAAAKLRRAQNAAENGRPYAEKMASVLGNLAGNLIGGVGAPRLLSGTGQDRVHLLVVCTGDRGLAGAFNASIARLARDHANRLMAEGKTVKIMTVGKKGLDILRRQFRDRIVASRDIRGNKPVDYPFAAEIADDILARFEAGEFDVATLFYAEFRSVISQIPTAQKIIPAELPQTDGAATAGSDAAMEFEPNEETILETLLPKNLTVQVFRALLENAASEQGARMSAMDSATRNAGEMIKKQTLVYNRTRQAMITKELIEIISGAEAL
- the atpD gene encoding F0F1 ATP synthase subunit beta — translated: MANTASPATNANPTNAKGRITQVIGPVVDVRFDGYLPEILNALETRNQGNRLVLEVAQQLGENTVRCIAMDTSEGLVRGQEVSDTGAPIKVPVGHNTLGRIMNVIGEPIDEAGPIEADTFRAIHQPAPSYDEQSTEAQILVTGIKVVDLLAPYAKGGKIGLFGGAGVGKTVLIMELINNIAKAHSGYSVFAGVGERTREGNDLYHEMIESNVNKNPKENDGSAEGSKCALVYGQMNESPGARSRVALTGLTIAEQFRDEGQDVLFFVDNIFRFTQAGSEVSALLGRIPSAVGYQPTLATDMGALQERITTTTKGSITSVQAIYVPADDLTDPAPATSFAHLDATTVLSRSIAEKGIYPAVDPLDSTSRMLSPAILGEEHYDVARRVQQTLQRYKSLQDIIAILGMDELSEEDKLTVARARKIERFLSQPFHVAEVFTGSPGKLVALEDTIKGFKGLVEGQYDDLPEAAFYMVGSIEEAQEKAKKLAA
- a CDS encoding F0F1 ATP synthase subunit epsilon yields the protein MATFHFDFVGPERTLYSGEVEAVQLPSSEGEMTVLPGHAPVLTTLKVGVITVTETAGNGKRIYVQGGFADIGPKTVTVLAERAAPIEEITPAMIDKEIEAAEMARDATQDLARREQLNAQIVQMQEAKHTLSL
- a CDS encoding 4'-phosphopantetheinyl transferase superfamily protein, whose translation is MTGEESAESAAGPGTAAPLVRSLRIGLVSRRTGPMQAALALASAPLGWLDARRRNFLHADEEGLLTDRLHARRRHGLLVGRYAAKCALAALRPGLDPRALAIRPGVLEQPVLSGAGGDDLGISLSHAGPVAAAVAFPAACPMGIDLERIRPDNGPLLTSQTTAAERRLIAVCLDAGEAERLTRLWCLKEALAKTLRCGLTVPLDLLAVGRVERAPPGLSVTFANFAQYRGLSFAAGDLAAALVLPRPPAVELAVEAADWERWRAALADAAAAGLDA